The Lactobacillus sp. CBA3605 genome contains a region encoding:
- the glf gene encoding UDP-galactopyranose mutase, with protein MNKKYDYLVVGAGLFGAVFAHEAALRGKHVKVIEKRNHVAGNIYTKEIEGIQVHQYGAHIFHTSDQSIWDYVNQFATFNRYTNSPIANYQGQMYNLPFNMNTFSKLWGVRTPAEAKAKIEAQKAAVQASGQPKNLEEQAIALIGTDIYQKLIKGYTEKQWGQKATDLPAFIIRRLPVRYTYDNNYFNDTYQGIPVGGYTQIVEKMLAHPEIDVETGVDFFAHKADYLKMAPKVIFTGMIDQYFDYQLGELAYRSLRFESETLPVDNYQGNAVVNYTDAETPYTRIIEHKHFEFGKGNQDKTVITREYPADWQRGDEPYYPVNNTRNNTLYKQYAALAKQEGHVIFGGRLGQYRYYDMHQVIHAALVTVAAELN; from the coding sequence ATGAATAAGAAATATGACTATCTTGTCGTGGGGGCTGGATTGTTTGGGGCCGTCTTTGCGCATGAAGCTGCGCTACGTGGCAAGCACGTTAAGGTGATTGAAAAGCGCAATCACGTTGCCGGCAATATTTATACGAAAGAAATTGAAGGCATCCAGGTTCATCAGTATGGCGCTCATATTTTCCATACGTCAGATCAAAGTATCTGGGACTATGTAAATCAGTTTGCGACGTTCAATCGGTATACGAACAGTCCGATTGCGAATTATCAGGGACAAATGTATAACTTGCCGTTCAATATGAACACTTTCAGTAAATTATGGGGCGTGCGTACCCCTGCGGAAGCCAAGGCGAAGATAGAGGCTCAAAAAGCGGCGGTTCAAGCTAGCGGGCAACCTAAGAACTTGGAAGAACAAGCCATCGCATTGATTGGAACCGATATTTATCAAAAGTTAATCAAGGGCTATACCGAAAAACAATGGGGGCAAAAAGCAACTGATTTGCCGGCTTTTATTATTCGACGCTTACCCGTACGCTATACCTATGATAACAATTATTTCAATGACACTTACCAGGGGATTCCCGTTGGTGGTTATACGCAAATCGTTGAAAAAATGCTAGCTCATCCTGAGATTGACGTTGAAACAGGGGTCGATTTCTTTGCGCATAAGGCTGATTATCTAAAAATGGCCCCAAAAGTGATTTTTACCGGTATGATTGATCAATATTTTGACTATCAATTAGGGGAGTTAGCTTACCGTTCTTTGCGCTTTGAAAGTGAAACATTGCCTGTTGATAACTATCAAGGTAACGCGGTGGTTAATTATACGGACGCCGAAACGCCATATACGCGGATTATTGAGCATAAGCACTTTGAATTTGGTAAGGGCAATCAAGATAAGACTGTGATTACTAGGGAATATCCCGCTGATTGGCAACGGGGTGATGAGCCTTACTATCCCGTAAATAACACCCGAAATAACACGCTATATAAGCAATATGCGGCATTAGCAAAACAAGAAGGTCATGTTATTTTCGGTGGACGATTAGGACAATATCGTTATTATGATATGCATCAAGTAATTCACGCTGCACTAGTGACTGTGGCAGCTGAATTGAATTAA
- a CDS encoding polysaccharide biosynthesis protein gives MKKRLAVIIVGMLGFIAILGYSIYAISIQKGQDTVIQIYQKDENGTPIVSPSPIKLVGKAGHRNLFKATLSGYELTTANPLPTRLPRQNQVVHLTYKSTLSQTQIQHRLATAKYLSVGTQSVNQPVLNGQQLVNVKNKNTVARISTSDDGKTWTKLPISYPKTKMTKPVILYVQQRLYLFDGAKTYMTTNFVDWHQSTTTFSNSVFKDGQVIATMPAKNGASTLVVTGKNRRSGKRQYYAGRVKSARLTVANWQSLHLKSTIEPVTFTMNQRNQRIYTVQTTKRYFNIYQAKKLTGPFKLVKRVKRPTKVTVNSVALLPKRKTGYRLVYNVINRQGVQSGPAYRELTAKFKPTGRQRDLITDFSWYRFEVVNHEY, from the coding sequence ATGAAAAAGAGATTAGCAGTAATTATTGTTGGTATGCTTGGCTTCATCGCAATCTTAGGTTATTCAATCTATGCAATCAGTATCCAAAAGGGTCAAGATACCGTCATTCAAATTTATCAAAAGGATGAGAATGGCACGCCGATTGTGTCGCCCTCACCAATCAAGTTGGTGGGGAAAGCTGGGCACCGCAATCTATTTAAGGCAACGCTTAGTGGCTATGAATTAACGACAGCCAATCCGTTGCCAACGCGGTTGCCACGGCAGAATCAAGTGGTGCACCTGACCTATAAATCGACCTTAAGCCAAACTCAGATTCAGCATCGGTTAGCGACAGCTAAATATTTGAGCGTTGGCACGCAATCGGTTAATCAACCGGTGCTAAATGGGCAACAACTGGTTAATGTCAAAAATAAAAACACAGTGGCACGGATTAGTACGAGTGATGATGGTAAGACTTGGACAAAATTACCGATTAGTTATCCTAAAACTAAGATGACTAAGCCGGTAATACTCTATGTGCAACAACGCTTGTATTTATTTGACGGCGCCAAGACCTATATGACTACGAATTTTGTTGATTGGCATCAAAGTACCACGACTTTTAGTAATTCGGTGTTCAAGGATGGTCAGGTGATTGCGACGATGCCAGCCAAGAACGGGGCATCAACACTGGTGGTAACTGGTAAAAATCGCCGTTCAGGTAAGCGTCAGTATTATGCTGGGCGCGTTAAGTCGGCCCGTTTAACAGTGGCTAACTGGCAATCACTTCACCTGAAATCAACCATTGAACCCGTTACTTTTACCATGAATCAGCGTAATCAGCGGATTTATACCGTTCAGACGACCAAACGTTATTTTAATATTTATCAGGCGAAAAAATTAACGGGACCTTTTAAATTAGTGAAACGAGTTAAACGGCCGACTAAAGTTACGGTTAATTCAGTGGCTTTGTTGCCCAAACGCAAAACCGGTTATCGCTTGGTATATAACGTGATTAATCGCCAGGGTGTTCAATCTGGGCCGGCTTATCGGGAGTTAACGGCCAAGTTTAAGCCGACTGGGCGGCAACGTGATCTAATAACCGATTTTTCATGGTATCGATTTGAGGTCGTTAATCATGAGTATTAG
- a CDS encoding polysaccharide biosynthesis protein has product MLVYKPKERLRLAWKWLPIELFVLLLSLGGGWLVNRTLAKPVYTARVDISIQQTATKRQTQQQRQKMRRQDINNVTQFNVMPRQPDVLYTASEYAYMRFGIWQPVGDLSESVQAVARHQQPVLRLSVSSTSKTIAQQNAVAFDYAVTKSLRHLKRYRISSTTRAVIFEPNRITGSVYKFSLIVGLILALLVPYVSAYFTGEKGGWHAKNKKANF; this is encoded by the coding sequence ATGTTAGTCTATAAACCTAAAGAGCGGTTACGGCTGGCTTGGAAGTGGTTACCAATCGAGTTATTTGTGTTACTACTTAGTCTTGGTGGTGGTTGGCTGGTTAATCGGACATTAGCTAAGCCGGTATATACGGCCCGAGTTGATATTAGCATTCAACAAACTGCCACCAAGCGGCAAACGCAGCAGCAACGGCAAAAAATGCGTCGCCAGGATATTAACAATGTCACCCAATTTAATGTTATGCCACGTCAACCGGACGTTTTATATACTGCCAGTGAGTATGCCTATATGCGGTTTGGCATTTGGCAACCGGTTGGTGATTTAAGTGAGTCCGTTCAAGCTGTGGCCCGTCATCAGCAACCCGTGTTACGACTGTCAGTTTCAAGTACGTCTAAAACGATTGCCCAACAGAATGCGGTGGCATTTGATTATGCGGTGACAAAGTCGTTACGGCACTTAAAACGGTATCGAATCAGTTCAACGACGCGTGCGGTGATTTTTGAACCTAATCGAATTACAGGTTCAGTTTATAAATTCTCCTTAATTGTGGGTCTTATCTTGGCACTATTAGTGCCGTACGTCAGTGCGTACTTCACTGGCGAGAAAGGTGGGTGGCATGCAAAAAATAAAAAAGCAAATTTCTAA
- a CDS encoding polysaccharide biosynthesis protein: MQKIKKQISKSRLLKPENLYLITLAAYLISVTIQTTTFNAYYPHIVGSLIQIGTIAVMFAKIVGLDDLTSGQVIRQLSLLGLVVVVALTSGAHYLMTTVLLAMAARQVSFRQIVKLYLIVVGGILLAAFIAAELGLIANITFVTSDGVRQSFGVVYTTDFAAHVFYLSCAYLYLRAQAFRIIDLLPVGLALMVVYLFTKTLTDVLAMLVLLVLYVIYIYRRQLKQHWFIAVILRYAFLAMPVMSVVIVQLSAGFNYHERIFLKLNTLFSSRLSLGNNAILAYGFKLLGQSPIYVNGWGGSRVATFKNGIGDLTYFYIDSSYLNMLIAYGVLLTLVIVIGTSFFLYQRSKANDYLLPIIFVAIAFSSGFDQHLLEVTYNIFILAFFAVLPRYQTQIGPAFEKQVVMLPASTNVETEQAKSHRQPNFRRHYE, translated from the coding sequence ATGCAAAAAATAAAAAAGCAAATTTCTAAAAGCCGCCTACTAAAACCAGAGAATTTATATCTCATTACCTTAGCTGCTTACTTGATTTCAGTCACTATTCAAACGACAACGTTTAATGCGTATTACCCGCACATTGTTGGATCGTTGATTCAGATAGGCACGATCGCGGTTATGTTTGCCAAAATTGTTGGGCTAGATGATTTAACCAGTGGCCAAGTGATACGACAGCTTAGTTTGTTAGGGTTGGTTGTGGTGGTAGCGCTCACGTCGGGGGCCCATTACTTAATGACGACGGTATTATTAGCCATGGCGGCCCGCCAAGTTTCTTTTAGACAAATTGTTAAGTTGTATCTGATTGTTGTTGGGGGCATTTTGTTGGCAGCTTTTATTGCGGCTGAACTGGGGCTAATCGCCAATATTACGTTTGTAACCAGTGATGGCGTCCGGCAGTCTTTTGGGGTTGTATATACGACCGATTTTGCGGCGCATGTCTTTTACTTGAGTTGTGCTTATTTATATTTGCGAGCTCAGGCTTTTAGAATTATTGATTTGTTGCCGGTGGGGCTGGCGCTAATGGTTGTTTACTTATTTACTAAGACGTTGACCGATGTCTTGGCAATGCTAGTTTTGTTAGTGTTATACGTCATTTACATTTATCGGCGTCAATTAAAGCAGCATTGGTTCATCGCCGTAATACTACGCTATGCATTTTTAGCGATGCCAGTTATGAGTGTTGTGATTGTGCAACTGTCGGCCGGCTTTAATTATCACGAGCGCATCTTTCTGAAATTAAACACCTTGTTTTCATCACGGTTATCGCTAGGCAATAATGCGATCTTGGCCTATGGCTTTAAATTGCTGGGTCAATCGCCAATTTATGTCAATGGTTGGGGTGGGTCCCGGGTAGCCACGTTTAAAAATGGCATTGGGGATTTAACCTATTTTTATATTGATTCTTCTTATTTGAATATGTTGATTGCGTATGGGGTCTTACTAACATTAGTTATTGTGATTGGAACAAGCTTTTTCCTCTATCAGCGTAGTAAAGCTAACGACTACTTGCTGCCCATTATCTTTGTCGCCATTGCCTTTAGTAGTGGTTTCGATCAACATTTGTTGGAGGTGACTTATAATATCTTTATTCTGGCGTTCTTTGCGGTTTTACCTCGTTACCAGACACAGATTGGTCCGGCATTTGAAAAGCAAGTTGTAATGTTACCAGCGAGTACAAATGTGGAAACTGAGCAGGCCAAGTCGCATCGGCAACCAAATTTTAGGAGGCACTATGAGTAG
- a CDS encoding polysaccharide biosynthesis protein, with translation MSRRQFYWLQYTVVLLAIFLILLASTGSDGLFAFALQPTKLGFYPQMVVTMLVAAGPDLLLMALGAYQLKQTNYSFARLVRYIITIIGGITLFSLIYYVYGLATTQQLHHFNSATFFSELVQGPFSTYDTLYGIIAFFVTLPILRVVAKHADAMTIKYLVIVELIFVGVFPVVGYLFGLSSIYINLPVALQGGAFFPLMGYWLVHTDFVRKITREQLLIAWILSLVCYTIMIAVTLYQSVLEGDFGVIAMQNFTQTFQAIPCLTFFITIETFILNRPLSTKHRLRPTNFLRLSYGVLLITGVVLAPLKVILMDLTPYLGPFIGSLIWVLTTILISYLVAMVLSHIAGITKLFPSIFMDFTEAHNNEIKDSMD, from the coding sequence ATGAGTAGGCGACAATTTTATTGGTTACAGTACACCGTAGTTTTATTGGCAATTTTTCTAATCCTGCTTGCTAGTACCGGGAGTGATGGCTTGTTCGCCTTCGCTTTACAACCCACAAAGCTGGGATTTTATCCGCAAATGGTGGTGACCATGTTAGTGGCGGCGGGGCCTGACCTGTTGTTAATGGCGCTAGGTGCTTATCAATTAAAGCAGACGAATTATTCCTTTGCTCGCTTGGTCCGGTATATTATCACCATTATTGGCGGGATTACCTTATTTTCGTTAATTTATTACGTTTATGGGTTAGCAACAACGCAACAATTGCATCATTTTAATTCAGCAACCTTTTTTTCAGAGCTCGTTCAGGGACCATTCAGCACGTATGATACGTTGTATGGCATTATCGCCTTTTTCGTCACACTACCGATTTTAAGAGTAGTTGCTAAGCATGCTGATGCGATGACAATCAAATATTTAGTGATTGTCGAATTGATTTTTGTGGGCGTTTTCCCGGTTGTGGGGTATTTATTTGGGCTGTCGAGTATTTATATTAATCTCCCAGTTGCGTTACAGGGTGGGGCGTTCTTTCCCTTAATGGGTTATTGGTTAGTCCATACGGATTTTGTACGTAAGATTACCCGTGAACAGCTCCTAATTGCTTGGATTTTATCACTAGTTTGTTACACAATTATGATTGCGGTCACGCTGTATCAATCTGTACTTGAAGGTGATTTCGGTGTCATAGCCATGCAAAACTTTACGCAAACGTTTCAAGCGATTCCTTGCTTAACCTTCTTCATCACGATTGAGACGTTTATTTTAAATCGACCACTTAGCACTAAGCATCGGTTACGGCCGACTAATTTTTTACGCTTGAGTTATGGTGTTTTATTGATTACAGGGGTCGTGTTGGCGCCGTTAAAAGTAATCTTAATGGATTTAACGCCGTATCTGGGGCCTTTTATCGGTAGTCTAATCTGGGTGCTGACCACGATTTTGATAAGTTATTTAGTTGCAATGGTATTAAGTCACATTGCAGGTATTACCAAGCTGTTTCCAAGCATTTTCATGGACTTTACGGAGGCCCACAATAATGAAATCAAGGATTCAATGGATTGA
- a CDS encoding acyltransferase family protein — MKSRIQWIDIARGIAILAVIVGHTLGPYTGGFLGSLIFAFHMPIFFILSGYLYHQRPLQRELKNGSLNLLVPYAITSILVLLISIVALQLPANPLIMGYFTSTKAGVVSILYGAGSAVFAPWQLTVQPLGALWFLLSMFVAMQLFNGGMSLAQRTHYPVAVRLSWVVGLTVLGGRLGQVIYLPWALNAALFAQSFLYAGFLIKQYHILDWLKSWHYIGFILLWVLSARSGYFNLNVPSSPNLLLSFGGGIAGSLCIFRVSTWLARFDGRPGLKLLEQYGRLSLIILCFHLIDLNVIGIEGHLYHRVDLLMGAGGATVVTILYRIGFVTVAMFLVPKVPVIRSCYLMRQYPFTINLRRKMVKD; from the coding sequence ATGAAATCAAGGATTCAATGGATTGATATTGCCCGCGGTATTGCTATTTTAGCAGTCATCGTGGGGCATACTTTAGGTCCTTATACCGGTGGCTTTCTTGGGAGTTTGATTTTTGCTTTTCACATGCCAATTTTCTTTATCTTGAGTGGCTATTTATATCATCAGCGGCCACTACAGCGCGAATTGAAAAATGGCAGCTTGAATTTATTAGTGCCTTACGCCATCACCAGTATTTTAGTCTTGTTAATCAGTATAGTAGCCCTACAATTGCCAGCCAATCCGCTGATAATGGGGTATTTTACGTCAACCAAGGCGGGCGTTGTTTCGATTTTATATGGTGCGGGATCGGCCGTCTTCGCACCATGGCAATTAACCGTCCAACCACTCGGAGCGTTGTGGTTTTTGCTAAGTATGTTTGTTGCCATGCAGCTTTTTAATGGCGGTATGAGTCTTGCCCAGCGAACACATTATCCAGTGGCAGTTCGTTTAAGCTGGGTAGTTGGCTTAACTGTTTTAGGCGGTCGATTAGGCCAAGTCATCTACTTACCGTGGGCCTTGAATGCGGCATTGTTTGCGCAATCCTTTTTATATGCAGGCTTTTTAATTAAGCAGTATCACATTTTAGATTGGCTTAAATCTTGGCACTATATTGGGTTCATCTTGTTGTGGGTGCTCAGTGCACGTTCGGGGTATTTTAATTTGAATGTGCCAAGTTCGCCCAATCTATTACTAAGTTTTGGAGGCGGTATTGCAGGTAGTCTCTGTATTTTTAGAGTGAGTACATGGCTAGCACGGTTTGATGGTCGTCCTGGTTTAAAGTTACTCGAACAGTATGGCCGCCTCTCGTTAATCATTCTCTGTTTTCATCTGATTGATTTAAACGTGATCGGGATTGAGGGGCATCTATATCATCGTGTTGACTTGTTAATGGGGGCTGGCGGGGCCACAGTGGTAACGATTTTATATCGTATTGGTTTTGTGACCGTTGCGATGTTCTTAGTGCCAAAAGTACCCGTTATTCGGAGTTGTTATTTAATGCGGCAATATCCGTTTACAATTAATTTACGTCGGAAAATGGTTAAAGATTAA
- a CDS encoding DUF4422 domain-containing protein, whose translation MTTKIFVAAHKSYQMPIDKTYQPIFVGADINGTLPMGYQADNIGDNISAKNPNYNELTALYWIWKNCHAEVKGLMQYRRYLALTPKDRLTGILTQTEIDHLLHDRTVIVPKKRHYYIESNYSHYIHAHQAAPLDEARVVIAKLCPAYLDSYDTVMHRTSAHMFNMMIMSAKDFDAYAKWLFSILFAVDAAIDISDYDAVEARAFGYLSELLLDVWLHKNQISCAEVPVMYMEKQQLVAKGFNLLKRKFLPNAKKRTHF comes from the coding sequence ATGACAACTAAAATATTTGTGGCAGCACATAAAAGCTACCAAATGCCAATTGATAAAACCTATCAACCAATATTCGTTGGGGCGGATATTAATGGGACGTTACCAATGGGCTATCAAGCGGATAATATCGGCGATAATATTTCAGCTAAAAATCCAAATTATAACGAATTAACGGCACTTTATTGGATTTGGAAGAATTGCCATGCTGAAGTTAAAGGTCTCATGCAGTATCGGCGTTATTTAGCGTTGACACCGAAAGACCGGTTAACTGGCATTTTGACCCAGACTGAAATTGACCATTTACTACATGATCGGACAGTCATTGTCCCTAAAAAGCGGCATTACTATATTGAATCGAACTATTCACATTATATTCATGCCCATCAGGCGGCACCACTCGATGAAGCCCGAGTCGTGATTGCAAAGCTGTGTCCGGCTTATTTAGATAGCTACGATACGGTAATGCATCGGACTTCAGCACATATGTTTAACATGATGATCATGTCAGCTAAAGATTTTGATGCCTATGCGAAATGGTTGTTTTCGATTTTATTTGCGGTGGATGCGGCAATCGATATTTCGGACTATGATGCGGTTGAAGCCCGAGCGTTCGGTTATTTATCAGAATTATTACTGGATGTGTGGTTGCATAAGAATCAGATTTCTTGTGCAGAAGTTCCAGTGATGTATATGGAAAAACAACAATTAGTGGCAAAAGGATTCAATTTATTAAAACGAAAATTTTTACCGAACGCCAAAAAGCGCACTCATTTTTAA
- a CDS encoding glycosyltransferase family 2 protein — protein MKYVSVIVTFNRQALLKQAIESLCNQSLPPQQIIVVDNASTDGTAAMMADYQDAQVHYIRLPQNVGGAGGFYQGIKVAKRYRTTADWVSLSDDDAVFEPDYFEKIAQAAKQHPTIKAFAGTVEFMDGTKQLDQRQRLENWTHFDAQAVPELDYQHDFFIDLFTFCGCVINFDLMIKTGMPRQDFFIWWDDIEYSIRLRKNTEILNVSPAVLVHHTVKPRPDEGYQQNWKEYYWFRNRTVTVRELGRHRLGANLWALGQIVERGIEIVRDGRRYRGQRGAALRVTASGVLDGFRHKMGANHDYMPK, from the coding sequence ATGAAATATGTGTCAGTAATTGTGACTTTTAATCGGCAAGCACTATTAAAGCAAGCCATTGAAAGTCTGTGTAATCAAAGTTTGCCACCACAGCAGATTATTGTGGTGGATAACGCTTCAACTGATGGGACGGCCGCCATGATGGCCGACTATCAAGATGCGCAGGTACACTATATCCGGCTACCACAGAACGTCGGGGGTGCGGGTGGGTTCTACCAAGGGATTAAAGTGGCTAAGCGTTATCGAACCACAGCCGATTGGGTGTCACTATCAGATGATGATGCTGTTTTTGAGCCTGACTATTTTGAAAAAATTGCCCAAGCCGCCAAGCAACATCCAACTATTAAGGCTTTTGCGGGAACAGTTGAATTTATGGACGGAACAAAGCAATTAGATCAACGGCAACGACTGGAAAATTGGACGCATTTTGATGCTCAAGCTGTGCCGGAATTAGATTATCAGCATGATTTTTTCATCGATTTATTTACCTTTTGTGGTTGTGTGATAAACTTTGATTTAATGATTAAAACTGGGATGCCACGTCAAGATTTCTTTATTTGGTGGGATGATATTGAATATTCCATTCGCTTACGGAAAAATACGGAAATTTTGAACGTGTCACCAGCGGTATTAGTCCATCATACTGTCAAACCACGACCGGATGAGGGGTACCAACAGAATTGGAAAGAGTATTATTGGTTTCGCAATCGGACCGTAACCGTACGCGAACTTGGGCGGCATCGCCTTGGCGCCAATTTATGGGCCTTGGGGCAAATTGTTGAGCGCGGGATTGAAATCGTCCGTGATGGCCGACGGTATCGAGGGCAACGTGGTGCAGCTTTACGGGTGACGGCAAGTGGTGTTTTGGATGGTTTTCGGCATAAGATGGGGGCTAATCATGATTATATGCCGAAATAA
- a CDS encoding sugar transferase: MHKFVLNVVYDEKNNAGSKAKADVTTILLTQLQFKEIKQFQFRSKLEKLQGQHVVNQICAQVEAGDVLLIQYPTYFGHFWEKRLFKQLRQKNVKIIILLHDVDVLRVANLPRYKNLEWVTRLLNMGMVLISPNQAMSQLLTAHGLTLPMITLKIYDYLQAPRDMPRVRPDQNQISFAGNLNKSSFLYQLPSTDAYQLFLFGMLDNQRQFEQANLHYQGIFPPDDLKDRLPDGFGLVWDGDTPDELTGLAGQYLKYNNPHKVSLYLSSGLPVIVPAEAAIADFVTTQQVGLVISGLSELPTKLATVTADEYHTMQIQVAKVGAQLRAGTYTVTAVEQALAQVTAIPDKVR, translated from the coding sequence ATGCATAAGTTTGTCTTGAATGTGGTTTACGATGAGAAAAATAATGCTGGTAGCAAAGCTAAGGCTGATGTGACGACGATTTTGTTAACCCAATTACAGTTTAAGGAAATTAAGCAATTTCAATTCAGGTCTAAGTTGGAAAAGTTACAGGGTCAGCACGTGGTCAATCAAATCTGTGCACAAGTTGAAGCTGGGGACGTCTTATTAATCCAGTATCCGACTTATTTTGGTCATTTCTGGGAAAAACGATTATTTAAGCAATTAAGGCAAAAAAACGTTAAGATCATCATCTTATTACATGACGTGGATGTACTCCGGGTCGCTAATTTACCACGGTATAAAAATCTTGAATGGGTCACGCGTTTATTGAATATGGGCATGGTTTTAATTTCGCCTAATCAAGCCATGAGTCAATTACTTACAGCGCATGGGTTAACATTACCCATGATTACGCTAAAAATTTATGATTATTTGCAGGCGCCGCGGGACATGCCACGGGTACGACCAGATCAAAATCAAATTTCATTTGCGGGTAATTTGAATAAATCGTCATTTTTGTATCAGTTACCAAGCACTGATGCTTATCAATTATTTTTGTTTGGCATGTTGGATAACCAACGGCAATTTGAACAGGCTAATTTACATTATCAAGGGATTTTTCCACCGGATGACTTAAAAGACCGTTTACCAGACGGGTTTGGTTTGGTCTGGGATGGTGACACACCGGATGAGCTAACTGGTTTGGCTGGCCAATATTTAAAGTATAATAATCCACATAAGGTCTCGTTGTACTTGTCATCAGGATTACCTGTGATTGTGCCAGCTGAGGCTGCAATTGCTGATTTTGTCACGACACAGCAAGTTGGCCTAGTGATTTCAGGATTATCAGAATTACCGACTAAGTTAGCCACGGTCACAGCCGATGAGTATCACACGATGCAGATCCAAGTGGCTAAAGTTGGCGCGCAACTACGAGCCGGCACATATACGGTTACCGCAGTCGAGCAGGCTTTAGCACAGGTAACCGCTATTCCAGATAAAGTTAGGTGA
- a CDS encoding glycosyltransferase, translating into MTARVQSKRKSVTAVVMAPYLTGHGGMETVLTAVVNHYDQDSQIKLQVYFSQGLGNKDFLRRFVNRHQVLNDPKLEQQSTVKKAANVLRIMNFLRQSQADEIICMSTRLVYLAAQVKRLWHKSYTVISWLHFSLVGGDVVSTGLLKCADYHLAISRGIQQQLIDLGIPRQQITVIYNPINLDVPLVPTRQPATPVTFLYIGRIQWHQQKNLQELFNALPKLHGQWQLNVIGSGDDDETVKRFIQQAHLTGKVKLLGWQAAPWEGLTDVSCSVLTSKFEGLPMGLIESLIRGIPAVASDCPTGPADLIQPGTNGFLYPMGDSARLTTILQDFIDGQVVFERAKVRDSMTWLSTAAYYTRLSAQLMAIAAR; encoded by the coding sequence TTGACAGCTAGGGTTCAATCCAAACGAAAATCGGTCACTGCAGTCGTGATGGCACCGTATCTAACCGGCCATGGGGGCATGGAAACTGTCTTGACCGCTGTGGTTAATCATTATGATCAGGATTCCCAGATTAAGCTACAGGTCTATTTTAGTCAGGGATTGGGAAACAAGGACTTTTTACGGCGTTTTGTGAATCGGCATCAAGTATTAAATGACCCAAAATTGGAACAACAATCCACAGTTAAAAAAGCGGCCAATGTGTTGCGAATTATGAACTTCTTACGCCAGTCACAAGCAGATGAAATCATCTGTATGAGTACCCGCTTAGTTTATTTAGCGGCCCAAGTTAAACGTTTGTGGCATAAGTCTTATACGGTGATTTCGTGGTTACATTTTTCGCTAGTCGGTGGGGACGTGGTCTCAACGGGGTTATTAAAGTGTGCTGATTACCATTTAGCAATTAGTCGTGGCATTCAGCAGCAGTTAATCGACTTAGGGATTCCGCGCCAACAGATTACGGTAATTTATAATCCGATTAATTTGGATGTACCGTTGGTACCAACACGGCAGCCGGCAACACCGGTGACGTTCTTATATATTGGTCGGATTCAGTGGCACCAACAAAAAAATTTACAAGAGTTATTTAACGCCTTACCAAAGTTACATGGGCAGTGGCAACTAAACGTCATCGGATCCGGTGATGATGATGAAACGGTTAAAAGGTTTATTCAGCAAGCGCATTTAACTGGTAAAGTTAAGTTATTAGGCTGGCAAGCTGCGCCTTGGGAAGGCTTAACAGATGTAAGTTGTAGTGTACTAACCTCGAAGTTTGAAGGATTACCGATGGGCTTAATTGAGTCTTTAATTCGGGGCATTCCGGCAGTCGCCAGTGATTGTCCGACTGGTCCGGCTGATTTGATTCAACCAGGAACGAATGGTTTCTTGTATCCGATGGGGGATAGTGCGCGATTGACGACTATTTTACAAGACTTCATTGATGGTCAAGTCGTTTTTGAACGGGCCAAAGTTCGTGACAGTATGACTTGGTTAAGCACGGCTGCGTATTACACTCGACTTTCTGCGCAACTCATGGCGATAGCAGCACGTTGA